AGGATGACGATGAATTGGTGGCAACAGCAATGTTAATTTCCGGTGTGGTTTCAACTATTATCAAACAATACGAAAAAGCGGAAACTTCTCTTTTAATAAGTTTGGAAAAATATAAAAAAGCCGGACTCACAACCGGAATAAGCCTTGCATTAAGTGGCCTCGGAAGGAACTCTATTTATGTTGGTGGAAAATTACAGGAAGCTAAAAATTATTATAAAGAAAGTATCGAATTAGCTAAAAAGGATAACAACGAAATATCGGTGATTATTTGTTTGAGTGGATTTGCACTTGCTGAAGTGATGGAAAAAAATTCAGATGCTAAAAATTATTTGCGTGAAAGTATTTTATTGAGTCAAAGTTTACATTTTTTTGAAGCTTTGGCCTGGTCGGTGGAAATTTGGGCTTTGGTTTCCATAAATGAATCTAAATTTATACATGCTGTTACATTATTAGGAGCTGTAGATCATTTGAGAAATACGACACACCTTCCGATTTGGGACGACCTTCAGGCAATTATTGTAGAAGCAAAATCAACTCTGCAAAAAAATATGATACCCCAGGAATTTGAAAATGCCTGGAATGAAGGAATGAAGATGAATATGGATATGATGGTGATGTTTGCGATGAAGGAGTGAAGGAGTGGAGGAGTGGAGGAATGAAGGAGTGAAGGAGTGGAGGAATGGAGGAGTAGAGGAATGAAGGAATAAAAATTAGGGGCGGTACTTTTATTAACCATTTGAACAGCGTTATATATTAAACACCAATCAAAATATAAGTAAAACAAATCGGATCGCAAACTCAAACTTTTGCAAACCCTGAACCTGCCTTCTGTCGAGGTAGGCAGGCTCAGAACCCCGAACCCCGAACCCTGAACTCAGAACCCCGAACTCAGAACCCTGAACTCAGAACCCCGAACTCAGAACTCAGAACCCCGAACTCAGAACGAACTAATATTTATCCACCTCAATCACCATCAAGACCGCACCATTTGTTCCGGCGTCGGTTTGAAATTTTACGGTTTCTCCGGGAATGAATTTTACGTTGTTAATGAGTTGCCCACTTAATGCTGATCGCAATTTTTGTTCGTAAGTACCCGATTGTTTATTTACATTATCATTCAAAGTTTTATAATCGAGTGGTTGTTTTGTAACAACAATTGCCATATAATCCTTACTCCCTAATTGATCCAATTCCATACTATAATCTTTTGGAAATAATCGTGTTCCGGTTATGCCGCAATAAGGAGAATGTTTTTCGGTGTATGGAAAAAGAATATCACAATTATTATTTTCGTCGGTTGCAAAAATATAGGTATAACATTCGAGTGAATTGGTAACTTGTATTTTAAATTTCGTGCCTTTTTTAACTGCCGATCTTGTGCTAAATACACCCGCTGATTTTGTTGTAAGTGGAATATTTTTTTTCGTCGCATTATCAATTAATCCGAATTCTACTGATAATATATTGCTCAATGGTTTTGATGCATTTCCCATTGGATAAACACCATATGCTTCCACAACAAATTTTTCGAAAACATTATATGGTATCCATGCAACTCCCTGATTTCCCCAATCATTTCCCCAACTGTTCATGATCTGGAACGCACCACCTTCTTTATAATCATCATATCCTATAACACACATGCAATGTCCTCCGAAACCATTCATATTCAGATCGTTATCCGTTGGATTCCATATATCTTTTCCCATCATGGGCTGCATGAAAGTTCCTCCTACCATCATTCCGATCACCACTGGTGCACCCTGAGCCAGATTTTGTTTAATGGCAACAAGGTCAATTTTTTCCTGACCAACCCCTTTGGCATCGCCTTCGGTAAGACGATTAAATCCTGTCATTTTATATTGTGAAGCTTCCTGTTTTTGTGAGGATGTTGGTTTTCTTTCACAATCCTGATCGGTGTATGGAAATTCCCGTAATGAGATCAAGCCCTCATTTTTCATTACATCCATTGCATTATTAATGTATGCGCCCTGACAATTTTCCAACCCTATCTGATTATACAAATAAGCAGGGCTAAATGCGATCTGATCCGGATCTTTACCTGTGCGTTGTGCTTCCAAAATTGTGCGTGCAGCATAAGCAGAACCCCAGCCTACGCAACTCCCTTGTGAACCCTGATTTTTGCGTTCAGGGGCATATTTTAAAAGGGATATACTTTCCGGCAGTGGATTTTTGGCATTATCTGTAAGTGGTGGTTCAAAAATTTCGGTGGCATCATATTTTTGAGGGTCGAAATTTGCGCCGGTATTAAAAAGATCAGTTATACTTCCTCCGCCACCATCTCCGCCAATATTTAAAAGGCTACCACGCATAAAATAAATTACCACGGCACCCAATATTAAAACTCCGCATCCCAGTTTTGGGTTCTTGCGAAACATTCCCAGTAGTAAAGGCAGTAACATGGTGATTATATTTCCTCCACCTCCTCTTCCACCACCGCCGCCACCTCCCGGTAATTTGCGCTGCTGTTGGGGTTGATTATCGTCAGGTACCATTCGAATAGCCATACAAGTAATTTTGTGGAAAGATATTCATTTTTTGGCGACCGTCAGTATGAAATAAATATTATTCAACACCCGTTATTTTGCAATTCAAATAAATTATCCTTAAAATTGTTTCCCGTGGACATAATTCTGAAATATTTCCCCAGCCTCGACAAGAAGCAACTCGCCCAAATGCGGCAAATAAAACCGCAATATCAATTCTGGAACGAAAAGATAAATGTGGTGAGCAGGCAAGACATTGATAATATTTATGAACATCATGTTTTACATTCCTTATCCATTGCCAAATTCATCGATTTTTTACCTGGAACCAAAGTACTTGACCTTGGAACAGGTGGTGGATTTCCGGGAATTCCACTCGCAATTCTTTTTCCTGAAGTGCAATTTCATCTGATCGATTCTATTGCAAAAAAAGCACAGGTTGCAGAATCCATTGCACGTGATCTCGGTTTAAGAAATGTTACTGTGGAACAAATACGGGTGGAAGATGTAAAAGAAAAATACGACTTTGTAGTTACTCGTGCTGTTGCAGATATGATGATATTATACGACTGGACAATTAATATTATAAAAAGAGGCGGATCATTTAATGATTTTCCTAATGGATTAATTATGCTAAAAGGCGGATTTCTCGATCTTGAAATTGCTCCTTTCAAAGAATTCCTCTACAAATTTCCCATTACCGAATGGTTTAAAGAGCAATGGTTTGTGGAGAAGTATTTGTTGTACTTACCCTTGGATTAGATTTAGGACACAGGATATAGGACATAGGACTTGATATAGGACATTGGAAAATAGACAAAGGACTTTGGTTTTATTTAACCATGTAAACTTTTGTAAATCCTGCTAACTTTTGTTATCCATGTAAACTGTAAAAAATAATATCGAATATAGAACAAAGAATAAAGAACAATAATCGGTGAGACAACCCCAAGGATTTGCCTCCGAATTAACTTTTCAATGTAACTATATACTTACTCCCCTATGGGGTAGGGGGCCAAAGACATTAATCGGATCGTAGCCCTGAAACTTTTGCTAAACATGTAAACTCCTATAAATAAAAAATAACAATCAAAAAATAAAAAATAATAATCGGATCGCAGCCCTGAAACTTTTGCTAAACATGTAAACCTTAGTTAACTCAGAACCCAGAACTCAGAACCCAGAACTCAGAACTCAGAACCCAGAACTCAGAACCCAGAACCCAGAACTCAGAACTCAGAACTCAGAACCCAGAACTCAGAACTGAAACATGTAGTGATCGACGTAGGAGATCTACTACATGTCAGAACGCTCTACTAACCCCAACCACATATCTCAACTTAAAATAATCCGGCTCATCAAATGACGGATGATTTAAAAATAAAGGCAGATCAATTCGGAGTGTTATTGGTTTTATGGTTTCTAATTTTCCGAACCAATTCCATGTGAAGGCAGAACCAATTCCTGCATCAGCGCGCAAGGAGGAAAGTGATTTAAATTCTTCATCAATGGAAAGTATTCCAGCATCTGCAAAAAGGTAAGGTTCCATTTTGATGAATTTTATCAGTTTAAATTTAAATAATCGATTGAATTGCAATTCCATGTTTACTGATGTGCCGCTCACTCCTGTGTAGGCAAGATATAACTCCCCATTTTCGTCGGTTTCTGCAGCGAGATAACCGGCATAGCCTCTTAAATTTAATCCTCCACCTGCATGAAAATGTCCGGTTGTTTCCGAAAAATTCACCCATTCATCAGGAAAAAATCCTCTTGAACGCGTGTATTTATCATCTAATAATTCTTCGCTGTTTGCTCCTGCAAGCATTAAAGAAGATTCAAACGGAATATTGGATCCACTGCCAAACTGAATAAAATAACGCGTGCGCAGATCAAATTTTCCGAGTTTCGTAAAATTGATCGCTTCCATATTTATGCGCGAAAAATCATAGTCGCTGAAAAGGTCGTTACTGCGGAAATTAAAAATTAATTTTCCTGAGCCTTTGAAATATCTGTAATTATGATCGTAATCAATATTTATCGAATTGTTTTTTTCCCTTCCAATAAGATCGCTGTTATATAAATATTCCGGTTTATTAAAATAAAGATCCTTCACATAAACTGACAAAGTATTCCTTAATCCGTCGCCTAATTTCTTTTCAAATCCGGTTTTTAGTTCGAATACCCCATCAAGATATTTTGTATCAAATATAAAATTGCTGTTTGGAAGAAATCTGTCGGTAGAAGTTTTGTAATTCAGGTCGAAATTAAAAAGATCGTAATCATCTTTTTTATCAATAATTTCGTTTCCTTCGGAATTTAATTCGGTAAACTCAGGATCGTATAATAATCCTTGAGCTATTCCGGTGTTGTACCATGCAGTGAATTCGAGTTTGTGTTTATATCCGAAATAATCTCCATTAAAATAGATTCCGGCCTTTAATCCGTCGTAGGAATTTCCCCAGATCTCCGGCCGCCATTTCATGGTATAATTTTTCCAATCTTTATAATTGGAAATTTGTGAATCAAATGTAAGTGTAACAGGACATTTCCAACTATTATCCAGTTTGTTAATATCTGCTAATCTATTTGTTGGGTCAATAATTACATCCTTAATTTTTTGTGTTGTTGTAATGTGTGCAACATACTCCTCATTTAATTTATCCCAACCATACCATTTGGGCAAACTGATCACGTTTTCGAAATAGGTTCTGTCAATTCTGCCTTTAGGATTTGAAATATTTTTAACTTCATTTTTATTGTACCAGTTATTTGGAATATAATAATTTAAGGTATCACCATTTTCGAGAATTACAATAAAATCGAGTGGCATTTGCATTTGTCCCTTGCGCTCAAAGGTGATATCATAATTTAATAAAGTTTGCCCGTCAAGATTTGCATTCGATTTTTTATGTACATTTTTAATTCCGTAATCAATATTTTTTGTGGTTTCCAACCATTGATCAAAAAACCAATTCAGGTCCACATGTGTATATCCAATAATAGAATTCCGGAAATCTTCAAAATAAGGGTGACATAATTTCCATTCTTCCGTATAATTTTTCATCGCTGATAAAAAGAGATCATCCCCCAACACATATTGGAGATTATAGAGCATAACTGCCGTTTTATAATAAACATGTCTGTATCCCCCACCATGACCAAGTGCTGAATTAAACATATCTGAATGTGTGTTCAGAGGCATGTCTTTACTGCGCGCAGCATCTTCAAGATAGGCATAATAAACTTCACTCATCATCATTTCCTCGGGATTTCGGTATTTCGCTACGTATTTATCCCGTTCAGGATATTGAACCCTCAATTCTCCATCAATTTTAATGCAACCCCATGCAGTTAAAAATTGTGCAAATCCCTCATCCAAAGAAGCGCGATAGGTTTCATTATTTCCTACCATTCCAAAATACCATTGATGTGCAACTTCATGCATCAACAGATCGCGATAACTGGGATCATATCCACCATCTAAGGTTAACATAGGATATTCCATTCCATCCCTTGCATCGGCAACAACTATTTTCGGCCATATATAATCGCTGAAATCGGTGCTGAATGTTTCTATTATTTCTTTGGTATAATTTGCGGCATTCTGCCAATAGGCAGCATGACCTTCCTGAACTAAAGCAATACATCGCACTGCTTTTCCATTAAATAACGCAAGTGTTTCTCCAATCCTGTAATTTGGATCTGCAGTGAATGCAAAATCATGCACATTTATTGCATAATATTTCCAGATCTTTTTATCTCCTTCTGTATAGGGAATAATTACAGATGCTTTTTCTTCCCAGGGTTTGGATGTAAAATTTTTAATATCCAGTTTTTCTCTAAGTGATTTTGGCATTACTTCGGCTTCATTTTCTAAATATCCCGTTGCTTCCACAATATAATTACTCGCAAAAGTTAATTCCACTTCATAACTTCCAAAATCGCCATAAAATTCTTTACCTAAATGTTGATCTGTATCCCATCCTGCTTTTCTATCATAAACACAAATTCTCGGATACCAGTGA
The genomic region above belongs to Bacteroidota bacterium and contains:
- a CDS encoding M1 family metallopeptidase, which codes for MRHLQNIFLTILFVLIFNSGYSQILPDVFNRPGYSYRSAENPYYWKNKKPFEGYWQQDVHYVIKAEIDEKTDIIDGMVTLTYYNNSPDALPFVYFHLYQEAFQPNSYVDELNKANDIKSTFGKYEAQGQGTEIEKIAIIKWDGVAVKKETTVIQDFSVIKVELPEPLKPGANITFQIPFKTYFDAGSLRRRMKKFNSGDFTHYDGVHWYPRICVYDRKAGWDTDQHLGKEFYGDFGSYEVELTFASNYIVEATGYLENEAEVMPKSLREKLDIKNFTSKPWEEKASVIIPYTEGDKKIWKYYAINVHDFAFTADPNYRIGETLALFNGKAVRCIALVQEGHAAYWQNAANYTKEIIETFSTDFSDYIWPKIVVADARDGMEYPMLTLDGGYDPSYRDLLMHEVAHQWYFGMVGNNETYRASLDEGFAQFLTAWGCIKIDGELRVQYPERDKYVAKYRNPEEMMMSEVYYAYLEDAARSKDMPLNTHSDMFNSALGHGGGYRHVYYKTAVMLYNLQYVLGDDLFLSAMKNYTEEWKLCHPYFEDFRNSIIGYTHVDLNWFFDQWLETTKNIDYGIKNVHKKSNANLDGQTLLNYDITFERKGQMQMPLDFIVILENGDTLNYYIPNNWYNKNEVKNISNPKGRIDRTYFENVISLPKWYGWDKLNEEYVAHITTTQKIKDVIIDPTNRLADINKLDNSWKCPVTLTFDSQISNYKDWKNYTMKWRPEIWGNSYDGLKAGIYFNGDYFGYKHKLEFTAWYNTGIAQGLLYDPEFTELNSEGNEIIDKKDDYDLFNFDLNYKTSTDRFLPNSNFIFDTKYLDGVFELKTGFEKKLGDGLRNTLSVYVKDLYFNKPEYLYNSDLIGREKNNSINIDYDHNYRYFKGSGKLIFNFRSNDLFSDYDFSRINMEAINFTKLGKFDLRTRYFIQFGSGSNIPFESSLMLAGANSEELLDDKYTRSRGFFPDEWVNFSETTGHFHAGGGLNLRGYAGYLAAETDENGELYLAYTGVSGTSVNMELQFNRLFKFKLIKFIKMEPYLFADAGILSIDEEFKSLSSLRADAGIGSAFTWNWFGKLETIKPITLRIDLPLFLNHPSFDEPDYFKLRYVVGVSRAF
- a CDS encoding peptidase C1, whose protein sequence is MAIRMVPDDNQPQQQRKLPGGGGGGGRGGGGNIITMLLPLLLGMFRKNPKLGCGVLILGAVVIYFMRGSLLNIGGDGGGGSITDLFNTGANFDPQKYDATEIFEPPLTDNAKNPLPESISLLKYAPERKNQGSQGSCVGWGSAYAARTILEAQRTGKDPDQIAFSPAYLYNQIGLENCQGAYINNAMDVMKNEGLISLREFPYTDQDCERKPTSSQKQEASQYKMTGFNRLTEGDAKGVGQEKIDLVAIKQNLAQGAPVVIGMMVGGTFMQPMMGKDIWNPTDNDLNMNGFGGHCMCVIGYDDYKEGGAFQIMNSWGNDWGNQGVAWIPYNVFEKFVVEAYGVYPMGNASKPLSNILSVEFGLIDNATKKNIPLTTKSAGVFSTRSAVKKGTKFKIQVTNSLECYTYIFATDENNNCDILFPYTEKHSPYCGITGTRLFPKDYSMELDQLGSKDYMAIVVTKQPLDYKTLNDNVNKQSGTYEQKLRSALSGQLINNVKFIPGETVKFQTDAGTNGAVLMVIEVDKY
- the rsmG gene encoding 16S rRNA (guanine(527)-N(7))-methyltransferase RsmG encodes the protein MDIILKYFPSLDKKQLAQMRQIKPQYQFWNEKINVVSRQDIDNIYEHHVLHSLSIAKFIDFLPGTKVLDLGTGGGFPGIPLAILFPEVQFHLIDSIAKKAQVAESIARDLGLRNVTVEQIRVEDVKEKYDFVVTRAVADMMILYDWTINIIKRGGSFNDFPNGLIMLKGGFLDLEIAPFKEFLYKFPITEWFKEQWFVEKYLLYLPLD